Below is a window of Catharus ustulatus isolate bCatUst1 chromosome 36, bCatUst1.pri.v2, whole genome shotgun sequence DNA.
caaaatctcctcaaaacccaccccaaaccccccaaaactccaccccaaaatccaccccaaaaatccaccctaaatctccaaaatccaccccaaaaatccaccctaaatccccaaaatccaccccaaaaatccaccccaaatccccctaaatccaccccaaaaaatccaccccaaatcagccccaatccccaaaatcccccccaaaatccccccaaaatcccccccaaaatccccccaaatccccccaatccccccttGTCCCCACCTCAGCCATGGCCTGGTCGGCCGACTCCATCTTCTCAAAGGTGACAAAGGCGCAGCtggggggggacacggagggggTGGGGCCACGGCGGGACACGCCCACACCGGGCCGGCCACGCCCACACACATGAAAGCCACGCCCACACCTGGGACGGCCACGCCCACAATAATTGTCCCTGCCCACTCCAGCCACACCCACCATGGCCACCTCACCTGTGACCACACCCACTTTTAACTCCACCCACAGGATCTGACCACGCCCACATTTGGGCCCCACCCCCTTGCAGGGCGTGTCTATGAACACATGATGACATCACCCCATGACCCCGCCCCCTTTGGCCCCACCCACTTTCTGGGTGTGTCCATAGAGAGGTGATGATGTCATTGATAACCCCGCCCCCTTTAAGCCCCACCCACTTTCTGGGCGTGTCCATGGAGAGATTGATGATGTAACCCATAGCCCCGCCTCCTTTGGCCCCACCCACTTTCTGGGCGTGTCCATGGAGAGGTCAATGATGTCACCCCACTTTAGCCCCGCCCCCTTTAGCCCCACCCACTTTCTGGGCGTGTCCATGGAGAGATCAATGACATCACCCCCATAACCCCGCCCCCGTTTTAAGCCCCACCCACTTTTGGGGCGTGTCCATGGAGAGATCAATGATGTCACCCCACTTTAGCCCCGCCCCCTTTTAGCCCCACCCACTTTCTGGGCGTGTCCATGGAAAGGTGATTATGTCATTGATAACCCCGCCCCCTTTTAAGCCCCACCCACTTTCCGGGTGTGTCCATGGAGAGATCAATGACATCACCCCATAACCCCGCCCCCTTTTAAGCCCCACCCACTTCCTGGGTGTGCCCATGGAGAGGTCGATGATGTCACCCCACTTTAGCCCCGCCCCCTTTTAAGCCCCACCCACTTTCTGGGCGTATCCATGGAGAGATCAATGACATCACCCCATAACCCCGCCCCCTTTTAAGCCCCACCCACTTGCGGGGCATGTCCATGGTAAGGTGATGATGTCATTGATAACCCCGCCCCCTTTAAGCCCCACCCACTTTCGGGGCGTGTCCATGGAGAGGTGATGATGTCATTGATAACCCCGCCCCCTTTAGGCCCCACCCACTTTCGGGGCGTGTCCATGGAGAGATCAATGATGTCACCCCACTTTAGCCCCGCCCCCTTTAGCCCCACCCACTTTCTGGGTGTTTCCATAGAGAGGTGATGATGTCATTGATAACCCCGCCCCCTTTAAGCCCCACCCACTTTCTGGGCATATCCATGGAGAGATCAATGACATCACCCCATAACCCCGCCCCCTTTTAAGCCCCACCCACTTTCGGGGCGTGTCCATGGAGAGGTCGATGATGGCGCCGAAGGGGCCGAAGGCTCCGCGCAGCAGCTCCGGGCTCAGCTCGGCCCCGTGCACGTACAGAGTGTTCCCCTTACGGGGGGGACGGCGCTCCGGGAACGAGTCTGatcctgggggggacagggacaccgaaatggggacagggaccccgaaatggggacagggtcagggaccccaaaatggggacagggacgccAAAACGGGacagacatggggacatggacagggtGTTCCCTTTACGGGGGGGACGGCGCTCCGGGAACGAGTCCGACCctgaaatggggacagggacaccgaaattgggacagggaccccaaaatggggacagggacaggggcagggaccccaaaatggggacagggaccccaaaattgggacagggaccccaaaacggggacagggaccccaaaatggggacagggacagggtcagggaccccaaaatggtGACAGGGACCCTGAaacggggacagggaccccaaaatggggacagggacagggaccccaaaatggggacaaaGACCCCAGAATGGGGACAGAGACCCcgaaatggggacagggaccccgaaatggggtcagggaccctgaaatggggacagggatcccaaaattgggacagggacactgaaaTGGGGACAcggaccccaaaatggggacaggaacaccGAAAttgggacagggaccccaaaatggggacagggacagggaccccaaaattgggacagggaccccaaaatggggacagggaccctgaaatggggacagggatcccaaaatggagtcagggaccccaaaatggggacagggaccccaaaacgggacagacatggggacatggacagggtGTTCCCCTTACGGGGGGGACGGCGCTCCGGGAACGAGTCCGACCctgaaatggggacagggaccccgaaatggggacagggacagggaccccaaaatggggacagggacactgaaatggggacaaggacaggggcagggaccccaaaacggggacagggacagggacagggaccccaaaatggggacagggaccccaaaatggagTCAGAGACACcgacatggggacagggacaggaacagagaccccaaaatggcgacagggaccccaaaatggggacagggatcccaaaatggggacagggacactgaaatggggacagggacactgaaatgaggacagggacagggaccccaaaattgggacagggaccccaaaacggggacagggaccctgaaatggggacagggacaccgaaatggggacagggatcccaaaatggggacagggacactgaaatggggacagggaccccaaaatggggacagggaccccaaaatggggacagggacaccaaaatggagtcagggaccccaaaatggggacagggacaccaaaatggggacagggaccctgaaatggggacagggacaccaaaatggggacagggaccctgaaatggggacagggacaccaaaatggggacagggacaccgaAATtgggacagggatcccaaaatggggacagggaccccgaaatggggacagggacaggggcaaGGACCCCTAAATCGGGACAGGAACagggtcagggaccccaaaacggggacagggaccccgaaatggggacagggaccctgaaatggggacagggacaggaacaggcaccccaaaatggggacagggacagggaccccaaaatggggacagggacagggaccccaaaatggggacagggacaggcaccccaaaatggggacaggggcactgaaatggggacagggaccccaaaatggggacagggacagggaccccaaaatggagTGAGGGACCCcgaaatggggacagggacaccaaaatggggacagagacactGAAATGGGGACaaggaccccaaaatggggacagggacaggggcagggaccccaaaatggggacagggacagacccTGGCACAGCGACCAGACCCCATAACATTCTGGGGCCCCCCAGGACATTTTAGGACCCCCCCCCCGGGTGCATTTCCCCCCCCTCACTGCAGAAAGCCCCCCCAGGATATTTTTTAACCCCCCCAGGATATTTTTTAAGCCCCCCCAGGATATTTTTTAACCCCCCCAGGATATTTTTTAACCCCCCCAGGATATTTTTTACCCCCCCAGGATATTTTTTAAGCCCCCCAGGATATTTTTTACCCCCCCCAGGATATTTTTTAACCCCCCCAGGATATTTTTTACCCCCCCCAGGATATTTTTTACCCCccccaggatatttttttacCCCCCCCAGGATATTTTTAACTCCCCCAGGATATTTTTTACCCCCCCCAGGATATTTTTTACCCCCCCCAGGATATTTTTTAAGCCCCCCAGGATATTTTTTACCCCCCCCAATGATATTTTTTACCCCCCCCAATGATATTTTTTACCCCCCCCAGGATATTTTTTAACCCCCCCAGGATATTTTTTACCCCCCCCAATGATATTTTAACCCCCCCCAGGATATTTTTTACCCCCCCAGGATATTTTTAACCCCCCCAGGATATTTTTTAAGCCCCCCCAGGATATTTTTTACCCCCCCCAGGATATTTTTTACCCCCCCCAATGACATTTTACCCCCCCCCCGGGTGCATTTCCCCCCCCTCACTGCGGAAAGCCCCCCCAGGATATTTTTTACCCCCCCCAGGATATTTTTTACCCCCCCTAGGATATTTTTTACCCCCCCCAGGATATTTTTTACCCCCCCCAGGATATTTTTTAACCCCCCAGGATATTTTTTACCCCCCCCAATGATATTTTAACCCCCCCCCAGGGTGCATTTCCCCCCCTCACTGCGGAAGGCGCCGTCGCGCTCGCGCCGCTCCTCGGGGGTCTCGGGCTCGGGGTCCCAGTCCAGGCGCCGCTCCCCCCGCTCGGGGggctccccccgcgcccccgGCTCGGGCTCCCGCAGCCGCTCGCTGGCGCTGACGAAgctgggggggaaaaggggggggtcggggggggtcaggggaccccagacccatgggggggggaccccaaaatacccggggggggtccccaaaatacccccaGACCCATGGGGAGGGGCATGGGGGGGTCCTCAAAATACCCgggggggaccccagacccatagagggggcacgggggggtcaggggaggggtctggggggggtcacagggaccccaaaatacccgggggggaaaaggggggggtcagggggggaccccaaaatctacatgggggaccccaaaacacacggggagggaccccagacccacggggggggtccccaaaacccacaggagggggcactggggggtcaggggggggccccaaaatccacatgggggtccccaaaacacaagggggggggtcagggggaccccaaaatacccgggggggaccccagacccatgggggggatcccaaaacccacagaggggggcacggggggggtccccaaaacgcgtggggggggcacaggggggtcaggggggaccccaaaatacccaggagggaccccagacccatggagggaaccccaaaacccccaggagggaccccaaaatacccgggggggggggcacaggggggtcAGGGAGACCCTAAAATACCCGGGAGGGGTCggagggggtcagggggggtcgggggggggtcagaggggtccccaaaatacccgagagggaccccagacccacggggggggtccccaaaatccacagaggGGGCAAAGAGGGGGTCAGGGGGACCCCAAAGTCCAcatgggggtccccaaaatacccgggggggggcacaggggggaccccaaaatacccggggggaaaaaggggggggtcagggggggaccccaaaattcacaggagggaccccaaaacacacggggggggtcagggggggtcagggggggtcaggggggaccccaaaatacccGGGAGGGTCCCCAAAAACCAGAGAGGGGGGCACGGGGGGATCAGAGGAagggtctgggggtccccaaaaccctcgggagggaccccagacccatggagggaaccccaaaacccacggggggggtcagggggtcccCAAAAACCACAGGGGGTGGTCATGGGAGTCCCCAAAATACCCggggagggaccccagacccatggagggaaccccaaaacccccaggagggaccccaaaatcccggggggggggggcacaggggggtcAGGGAGACCCTAAAATACCGGGGAGGGGGtacaggggggtcagggggggtcaggggggtccccaaaatacccgagagggaccccagacccacgggaggggtccccaaaatccacagaggGGGCAAAGGGGGAATCAGAGGGACCCCAAAGTCCAcatgggggtccccaaaatacccggggggggcacggggggaccccaaaatacccgggggggaccccagacccatagagggggcacgggggggtcaggggaggggtctggggggggtcacagggaccccaaaatacccgggggggaaaaggggggggtccgagggaccccaaaatccacatgggggaccccaaaacacacggggagggaccccagacccatgggggggggtccccaaaacccacaggagggggcactggggggtcagggggggccCCAAAATCCACATGGGGGTCCCCAAAACACAAggtgggggggtcagggggaccccaaaatacccgggggggaccccagacccatggaaggaaccccaaaacccccaggagggaccccaaaatacccGGGGGGGGGGGCAtgtgggggggtcagggggtccccaaaacccacaggagggggcacaggggggtcaggggggggTCCCAAAATACGcgggggggggtcagggggaccccaaaatacccggggggaaaaagggggggtcacggggaccccaaaattcccggggggaaaaagggggggggtcagggggggaccccaaaattcacaggagggaccccaaaacacacggggggggtcagggggggtcaggggaggtcagaggggtccccaaaatacccggggggggcacggggggtccccaaaatacCCGGGGGGGGGTtagagggaccccaaaatacccgggggggggcacgggggggtcagagggggtccccaaaacccgccggggggggcacggggggggtccccaaaacgcgtggggggggcacaggggggtcaggggggaccccaaaatacccGGGAGGGTCCCCAAAAACCAGAgaggggggcacgggggggtcagaggaagggtctgggggtccccaaaaccctcgggagggaccccagacccatgGGGGGAGTACgggggggggcacagggggtcCCCAAAACCCGCGGGGGGGGGTCAGGGAGTCCCCAAAACCTACGGGAGAGGACCCCAGACCCatgggggggaccccaaaacccacagagggggtcaggggggtcccCAAACCCTCAGAGAAGACCCCAGACCCACGGTGGGGGGGGGGCTGGGTCACCTCTCATAGAGCGATTTCCTCTGGGGGCGGCGGGACTGTGGAGAGGAAAGGGTTaattggggagggggtcacAGCCTTGGGgcaccccagagacccctccccaattttttgGTACCTCCTGGGAGTCGTCGTCGGCCGAGACGCTGCgctggaagggctggaaggTGGGGGTGGGGCCCTTCtcggggtcctgggggggaatAAAGGGtgagggggggtctgggggggatttgggggagtcctgggagggtcctggggggaatttggggggtctgggggggggtctgaggggatttgggggggccctgaggggatttggggggtctgagggggtctgggggggggaaaaacggggtgagggggggtcctgagggggtctggggaATTCCTGGGGGATCTagggggggaatttggggagtcctgagggggtctgggggatatgggtgggtctggggagggtctggggggggggtctgagggggatttgggggagtcctgggagggtcctggggggaatttggggggtctgggggggccctgaggggatttgggggggccctgaggggatttggggcccTTCtcggggtcctggggggggggAAAACGGGGtgagggggggtctggggggtctgggggggatttgggggagtcCTGGGAGGGTcctcaggggatttgggggggccctgaggggatttggggcccTTCtcggggtcctggggggggggAAACGGGGtgagggggggtctggggggatttgggggggtctgggggggggtcttgggggtcgtgggggggccctgaggggatttggggcccTTCtcggggtcctgggggggggggaaaacGGGGtgagggggggtctggggggtctggggggggatttgggggagtcctgggagggtcctggggggaatttggggggtctgggggggggtctgaggggatttgggggggccctgaggggatttggggcccTTCtcggggtcctggggggggagAAAGGGTgaggggggtcctgaggggatttgggggagtctgggggggggtctgaggggatttgggggggccctgaggggatttggggcccTTCTCGGGGTCCTGGGTGGGGAGAAAGGGTgagggggggtcctgagggggtctgggggggtctgggggagggtcctggggggaatttggggggtctgggggggatctgaggggatttgggggggccctgaggggatttggggcccTTCTCGGGGTCCTGGGTGGGGAGAAAGGGTgagggggggtcctgagggggtctggggaATTCCTGGGGGATCTagggggggaatttggggagtcctgagggggtctgggggatatgggtgggtctggggagggtctgggggggggtctgagggggatttgggggattcctagggggtctgggggtgatttgggggggatatgggggggtcctgaggggatttgggggagttctggggggatttggggggtctgagggggtctggggggggtcccgagggggAAATAGGGGTGAGGGGGGGTCCTGACGGGgtatgggggatttgggggggtcttgggggggtctggggagaTTAGGGGCcctttttggggtcctgggggggcaAATAAAGGGGTGAGGGGGAGTCCCCATGGGGgactggggggtcctgggggggtcctggggggggatttgggggggatttgggggggatttggggggggtctgggggattccTGGGGGGATCTCAGGGGTCTCCCCACCCCCAGAGGCATTTGGGgggggggatcctgggggtcCCCCCAGTGGGATTTGGGTTGGATCCTGGGGGTCTCCCCACCCCCAGAGTGATCTGGGGTCCATCCCGGGGGTCTGGGGTCGATCCCGGGGGTCTGGGATCCACCCGCGGGGGTCTGGGGTCCATCCCGGGGGTCTGGGGTGTATCCTGGGGGTCTGGGGTCGATCCCGGGGGTCTGGGGTCGATCCCGAGGGTCTGGGGTCCATcctgggggtctggggtccATCCCGAGGGTCTGGGGTCCATCCCGAGGGTCTGGGGTCGATCCTGGGGGTCTCCCCACCCCCAGAGCGATCTGGGGTCCATCCCGGGGGTCTGGGGTCGATCCCGGGGGTCTGGGGTCGATCCCGAGGGTCTGGGGTCCATcctgggggtctggggtccATCCCGGGGGTCTGGGGTCCATCCCGAGGGTCTGGGGTCCATCCCGGGGGTCTGGGGTCCATCCCGGGGGTCTGGGGTCCATCCCGAGGGTCTGGGATCCACCCGCGGGGGTCTGGGGTCCATCCCGGGGGTCTGGGGTCCATCCCGGGGGTCTGGGGTCCATcctgggggtctggggtccatcctgggggtctggggtccatcccgggggtctggggtccatcctgggggtctggggtccATCCCGGGGGTCTGGGGTCCATCCTGGGGGTCGGGGGTCCATCCCGGGGGTCTGGGGTCGATCCCGGGGGTCTGGGGTCCATCCCGGGGGTCTGGGGTCCATcctgggggtctggggtccATCCCGGGGGTCTGGGGTCCATCCCGAGGGTCTGGGGTCCATCCTGGGGGTCTCTCCCCACCGTGGGGGTCTGGGGTCGATCCCGGGGGTCTGGGGTCCATCCTGGGGGTCTGGGGTTGATCCCGGGGGTCTGGGGTCCATCCCGGGGGTCTGGGGTCGATCCCGGGGGTCTGGGGTCCATCCCGGGGGTCTCCCCACCCCCAGACTGATCTGGGGTccatcccgggggtctctcctcatcccgggggtctctccccacCGCGGGGGTCTCACCTTGAGCTTCCCCTCGAGGGTCCGGGACCGTTTGAACCCCGAGTTTTTGTTCTCGGCCTTGATGGCGCTGATGGCGCCGGACTTGACCAGCAGCTTGGCCTGCTCGGTGGCCGTGGCCGTGTCCACGGGGGGCTGGTCCGACATGGCTGGGGGGGGGTCACGGGGGGGTTGGGGAGGGTgcggacccctccccaattcccccctccctcctcattttcccccctcccagcACTCACAGCGTTTGATGCCGCCCTGGGCGCTGCTCCCGGACGAGCTTTGCTGCTTCTTCAGCGCCACCAGCGCCTttctctgaggggaaaaaaaaatagaaatgaggagaggctggaccccccccctcaaaaatccccccccccaaaatgccGCCCGCACCTTCTTCCGCAGCTTGGCGAAACGCTTCTGCAGCGCCTCCTCCTCGTCGGTGAGCGCCGGCGGCAGGGTCAGCATGgcggggacaccgaggggacaccaggaggggacaatgggggacACAGAGCGCGCCCCGAGCTCCCGCGGTTTCCGTGGCAACCACCCCGGAAGCGCGCCGGAAGTGAGCGTCGCCTTCCCAGAGCGCACCGCGCGCGCCGCGCTGCCTTCCCATTGGCTGGCTGAGGGCGCGCCGCGCGCTGATTGGTCGGTGTGAGAAGGGGCGGGGCttccaggcagggagagcttccGGTTGGGCTCCGGTACTTCCGGTGGCGGAGGGAGCACTTCCGGCGGcggagcggggatggagctggagcgGCTCGGTGAggccggggggcggcggggggcggcggggagggcgcggcggggccgctccgggGTGCGGGACGGTTCCGGTGACCGCTCCGGTGCTCCCGCAGCCATgccgccccgcgggccgcgggaGCTGCCGCTGgcgctgctggagctgggctgcgCGGGGCGCTTCGAGCTCCTGACGGGACCGCCGGGGGCGGCCGAGGCGCCCGAGCCGCGCTGCACCGTGAGTGTAAACcggaaaaaccaaaaatacccgAAATGTCCCGAAATGAACCCGAAATAAACCCGAAATAAATCCGGAATGAACCGGAAATGTCCCGGAATAAACCCGAAATAAACCCGGAATAAATCCGaaataaacctgaaataaaCCCGAAATGTCCCGAAATGAACCCGAAATAAACCcgaaataaaacccaaataaattgGGAATAAACCCGGAATAAACCCGAAATAAACCCGAAATAAACCcgaaataaaacccaaataaatcGGGAATAAACCCGGAATAAACCCGAAATAAACCGGGAATAAACCCGTAATAAATCCGaaataaacctgaaataaaCCCGAAGTGTCCCGAAATAAACCGGGAATAAACCCGGAATAAACCCGAAATAAACCCGAAATGAACCCGAAATAAACCcgaaataaaacccaaataaattgGGAATAAACCCGGAATAAACCCGAAATAAACCCGAAATAAACCGGGAATAAACCCGAAATGAACCCGAAATAAACCcgaaataaaacccaaataaatcGGGAATAAACCCGGAATAAACCCGAAATAAACCCGAAATAAACCGGGAATAAACCCGAAATAAACCGGGAATAAACCCGGAATAAACCCGaaataaacctgaaataaaCCCGAAGTGTCCCGAAATAAACCGGGAATAAACCcgaaataaatctgaaataaacTCGAAACgtccccaaaaaaatctaaaatgtcccaaaataaacccaaagtGTCCCGAAGTAAACCCGAAATAAACCCAAAGTGTCCCCGAAAAAAgccaaatatccccaaaatcctcctcaaaaacaccaaaatgtcccaaatatccccaaaaaccTTAAAATATCCCGAACTGAACCCAAAATGTctcaaaaacctccaaaatatcccaaaaaaatcgcagaaatgtcccaaaataaacagaaaatgtcccaaaaacccctaaaatagcccccaaaaaccacaaaatatcctgaaagaacccaaaatgtcccaaaataaGCCGAAAATGAActcaaaatatcccaaaaatactCCTAAACATCCCGAAATAAACCCAAAACGtccccaaaaaaccccgaaatgtcccaaaaaaccctcaaaatgtcctaaaatatacccaaaaattctaaaataagaTCAAGATACccgaaaataaacccaaaatatcccaaaacgCCCGAAATGTCCCAAAATAAACTCAGAATATCCCGaaacaacccaaaaacccaCGCTAAAAACCACGAAATatcctaaaaaccccaaaataatccccatAAAAACCTAAAATgtcctaaaaaaccccaaaacgaccccaaaatctcctgcCAAAAAACCGAAATGTCCCGAAAACCCCCAAAAGCCACCCTaagaaacccaaaatatcccaaaataaaccGAACACGtcaccaaaaaccccaaaatttccctaaaagccgaaaaatatcccaaaaaaaccccaaagcatccccccaaaaaaacccaaatccgccctaaaaccaccaaaatgtcccaaaatgaacccaaaatgtCCAAAAAACTCCAttaaatatccccaaaaaaaccctaaatcgaccccccctccccatttttgtatccccctccccatttttgggatccccctccccatttttggggtctctccccCTCATTTTTGtatccccctccccatttttggggtctctccctCTCATTTTTGtatccccctccccatttttgggatccccctccccatttttggggtctctccgCCTCATTTTTGtatccccctccccatttttgggatccccctccccatttttggggtctctccctCTCATTTTTGtatccccctccccatttttgggatccccctccccatttttggggtctctccccCTCATTTTTGtatccccctccccatttttggggtctctccccctcatttttgtttccccctccccaatttgggGTCTGCAGCTCCCGCAGGGTCTCCCCCCCTTCGCCCCCCCCCCTCGTGGCCGAGCTGGAGCAGCGAATCCTGGGGACCCCCGAGGGGCTCCCCATCCACGGGCACGAGAGGGCCAGGAGGTAccgaaatggggagggggctgggaccccaaaatggggagggggctggaaatggggagggggatcccccaaaaatggggagggggctggaaatggggagggaaaaCCTGAAAATGGAGGGAGTGGCCTAAAAAAtagaggggaggggggaaacccaaaaaatggggagggggctgggaatggggagagggctgggaccccaaaaatggggagggggctgggaatggggagggaaaCCTGNNNNNNNNNNNNNNNNNNNNNNNNNNNNNNNNNNNNNNNNNNNNNNNNNNNNNNNNNNNNNNNNNNNNNNNNNNNNNNNNNNNNNNN
It encodes the following:
- the NELFE gene encoding negative elongation factor E; its protein translation is MLTLPPALTDEEEALQKRFAKLRKKRKALVALKKQQSSSGSSAQGGIKRSMSDQPPVDTATATEQAKLLVKSGAISAIKAENKNSGFKRSRTLEGKLKDPEKGPTPTFQPFQRSVSADDDSQESRRPQRKSLYESFVSASERLREPEPGARGEPPERGERRLDWDPEPETPEERRERDGAFRRSDSFPERRPPRKGNTLYVHGAELSPELLRGAFGPFGAIIDLSMDTPRNCAFVTFEKMESADQAMAELNGAVVQDVQLRVSIARKQPLLEAATGKSLWGSLAVKNSAKGSHRDKRAQVVYNEDLFGGQ
- the LOC117009782 gene encoding small nuclear ribonucleoprotein-associated protein B-like; amino-acid sequence: MPPRGPRELPLALLELGCAGRFELLTGPPGAAEAPEPRCTLPQGLPPFAPPPRGRAGAANPGDPRGAPHPRAREGQEGVA